A genome region from Ligilactobacillus cholophilus includes the following:
- the ntdP gene encoding nucleoside tri-diphosphate phosphatase: MRHSKGPKEGEFITIKSYKHDGSLHRTWRDTMVLKTSDNAIIGCNDHTLVTEADGRRWVTREPALIYFHKHYWFNIVTMIRDNGVSYYCNLASPSIMDREALKYIDYDLDVKVFPNGEKRLLDVDEYEEHGKKWHYSKEIDKILKHNVLTLVDWINNGKGPFSKEYVEIWYNRYLELSRRQ, translated from the coding sequence ATGCGTCATTCAAAAGGCCCTAAAGAAGGCGAGTTTATTACCATAAAAAGTTATAAACACGACGGTAGTTTACATCGAACATGGCGTGATACTATGGTACTTAAAACTAGTGATAATGCTATTATTGGTTGTAACGATCACACTTTAGTTACAGAAGCTGATGGGCGTAGATGGGTGACTCGAGAACCGGCCTTAATTTATTTTCACAAACATTATTGGTTTAACATTGTAACAATGATTCGCGATAATGGAGTTTCATACTATTGTAATTTAGCCTCACCATCAATTATGGACCGTGAAGCTTTGAAATATATCGATTATGATTTAGATGTAAAAGTTTTTCCAAATGGTGAAAAAAGGCTTTTGGATGTAGATGAATATGAAGAACATGGCAAAAAATGGCATTACTCTAAGGAAATCGATAAAATTTTGAAACATAATGTACTTACCTTAGTTGATTGGATCAATAATGGAAAAGGTCCATTTTCAAAAGAGTATGTTGAAATTTGGTATAATAGGTACCTAGAGTTGTCGCGCCGACAGTAG
- a CDS encoding ATP-binding cassette domain-containing protein, whose amino-acid sequence MGKLEIKYITKEMPLITDKKVSKKAKKKDETQHLWMLRGVNLNINDGEAIGVVGANGSGKSTLMRIIAGKEEQTTGFITSRSKITYAGTRDVLDNSLTGLENIRQSILKSDIDAFKGDHIINAILNFTELGEWIYCPVKAYSTAQYARLSIGIALFLEPDLVLLDNVFGILDQSFYLKTANKVQELKDKGISFIISDTKSIVIEGFCERALWLQYGEVQDFGPTQSVVQQYNYSLDWYNALSRPEKNDFIAKKQREQMAFNIDSVYEEFKIELFKNGYTRKDEPRMRQAFFVDKGIDPVYQDQMEQQKPKKKKKHKWPWILFMIIILISIIFACGYVLANHKHNNKQQAVADSVVKVSSSSKNKMSSVAKLSSSSAVSQSSTSSSSSKEETQTISVQDGETIGTIAEKYQTTVQKIQDLNNLGSETDVKQGQTLVVPKN is encoded by the coding sequence ATGGGAAAATTAGAAATTAAATATATCACAAAAGAAATGCCTTTAATAACAGATAAAAAGGTTTCTAAAAAGGCAAAGAAAAAAGATGAAACACAACATCTTTGGATGTTACGTGGTGTTAATTTAAATATTAATGATGGTGAAGCAATTGGAGTTGTAGGTGCGAATGGGTCAGGAAAATCAACTTTAATGCGTATTATTGCCGGAAAAGAAGAGCAAACTACTGGTTTTATTACAAGCCGTTCGAAGATTACTTATGCTGGTACAAGAGATGTTTTAGATAATAGCTTAACTGGATTAGAAAATATTCGACAATCGATTCTAAAATCCGATATTGATGCGTTTAAAGGTGATCATATAATAAATGCCATTTTAAACTTTACAGAGTTAGGTGAATGGATTTATTGTCCAGTTAAAGCATATTCAACAGCACAATATGCACGATTATCAATTGGAATTGCATTATTCTTAGAGCCAGATTTAGTTTTGCTTGATAATGTGTTTGGCATTTTAGATCAATCATTTTATTTAAAAACTGCAAATAAGGTTCAAGAATTAAAAGATAAGGGAATATCTTTTATAATTTCGGATACTAAAAGTATTGTAATTGAAGGCTTTTGTGAACGTGCATTATGGTTACAATATGGTGAAGTGCAAGATTTTGGACCTACTCAATCAGTTGTACAACAATATAACTACTCATTAGATTGGTATAATGCTTTATCTCGACCAGAAAAGAATGATTTTATTGCTAAAAAGCAAAGAGAACAAATGGCATTCAATATTGACAGTGTATATGAAGAGTTTAAAATAGAATTATTCAAAAACGGATATACACGAAAAGATGAACCACGAATGCGTCAAGCATTTTTTGTTGATAAGGGAATTGATCCGGTATATCAAGATCAAATGGAGCAGCAAAAACCTAAAAAGAAAAAGAAACACAAATGGCCATGGATTTTATTTATGATTATTATTTTAATTAGCATAATTTTTGCATGTGGATATGTTTTAGCAAATCATAAACATAATAATAAACAACAGGCTGTTGCTGATTCCGTTGTTAAAGTCAGTTCAAGTTCAAAAAATAAAATGAGTAGTGTAGCTAAATTATCATCAAGTTCAGCAGTAAGTCAAAGTAGTACAAGTAGCTCTTCAAGCAAAGAAGAAACACAGACAATTTCTGTACAAGACGGAGAGACAATAGGTACTATTGCTGAAAAATATCAAACTACTGTACAAAAAATACAAGATTTAAATAACTTAGGATCGGAAACTGATGTAAAGCAAGGACAAACATTGGTTGTTCCTAAAAATTAA
- a CDS encoding ATP-dependent Clp protease ATP-binding subunit, producing MLCQNCHKNPATIHLTTSINGQQTSIDLCQSCYRELKNLNNPNNNFSNPFNIEGLENLFNAAMGANPSKQFMGQTPPTQNQSNNNGDSILSQYGLDLTEEARKGNIDPVIGRDKEINRVIEILNRRTKNNPVLIGEAGVGKTAVVEGLAQKIVDGDVPQKLLNKKVIRLDVVSLVQGTGVRGQFEQRMQQLMTELKQSHNTILFIDEIHEIVGAGNAEGSIDAGNVLKPALARGELQLVGATTLNEYRSIEKDAALARRLQPVQVNEPSTQEAIKILKGIQSKYESYHHVKYTDDAIKSAVTLSNRYIQDRYLPDKAIDLLDEAGSRKNLTLEAVDPEVLEEKIKNAETQKQSALKEEDYEKAAYYRDQVNRFESMKQDSLNNQNVPTVTEKDMEKIVEEKTDIPVGELKNKEKEQLKNLSQSLEEHVIGQNEAVDKVARAIRRNRIGFNKSGRPIGSFLFVGPTGVGKTETAKQLARELFGTEDSMIRFDMSEYMEKHSVSKLIGSPPGYVGYEEAGQLTEQVRRHPYSLILLDEVEKAHPDVMHMFLQILDDGRLTDSQGRTVSFKDTIIIMTSNAGSGDSVVNVGFGADSNGKSNSIMNRLTNYFKPEFLNRFDDIVEFNPLSKEDLLKIVNLMLANVNSMLAQQDLTIHVTAPVANKLVELGYDPKMGARPLRRVIQEQIEDKIADYYLDHPNVKHFTAKLENDEIKIVKEESK from the coding sequence ATGTTATGTCAAAATTGCCATAAGAATCCTGCAACTATTCACTTAACGACAAGTATAAATGGTCAACAAACATCTATTGACTTATGCCAAAGTTGTTATCGTGAACTTAAAAATCTTAATAATCCAAATAATAACTTTTCTAACCCATTCAATATAGAAGGACTAGAAAATTTATTCAATGCAGCAATGGGAGCAAATCCCTCAAAACAATTTATGGGGCAAACTCCTCCTACGCAAAATCAGTCGAATAATAATGGAGACTCAATCTTATCTCAATATGGATTAGATTTAACCGAAGAAGCTCGTAAGGGAAATATTGATCCTGTTATAGGACGTGACAAAGAAATAAATCGTGTAATTGAAATATTAAATCGTCGCACTAAAAACAATCCAGTTTTAATTGGTGAAGCTGGAGTGGGAAAAACTGCTGTTGTAGAAGGACTTGCTCAAAAAATTGTAGATGGCGACGTCCCTCAAAAACTATTAAATAAAAAAGTAATCAGGCTTGATGTTGTTTCGCTTGTTCAAGGTACTGGAGTTCGTGGACAATTTGAGCAAAGAATGCAACAATTAATGACTGAACTAAAACAATCTCATAACACTATTTTATTTATAGATGAAATTCATGAAATTGTTGGTGCTGGAAATGCTGAAGGAAGTATTGATGCAGGCAATGTCTTAAAACCCGCATTAGCTCGAGGCGAACTACAATTAGTTGGTGCAACAACATTAAATGAGTATCGTTCTATTGAAAAGGATGCAGCTTTAGCTCGTCGTTTACAACCAGTTCAAGTTAATGAACCAAGTACCCAAGAAGCAATAAAAATTTTAAAGGGTATTCAATCTAAATACGAAAGTTATCACCATGTAAAATATACAGATGATGCCATTAAATCAGCAGTTACATTATCTAACCGCTACATTCAAGATCGATATCTACCAGATAAAGCTATTGACTTGCTAGATGAAGCAGGCTCAAGAAAGAATTTAACTTTAGAAGCTGTTGATCCTGAAGTATTAGAAGAAAAAATTAAAAATGCAGAAACTCAAAAACAAAGTGCATTAAAAGAAGAAGACTATGAAAAAGCAGCATACTACCGTGATCAAGTCAACAGATTTGAATCAATGAAACAAGATAGTCTTAATAACCAAAATGTTCCTACTGTAACTGAAAAAGATATGGAAAAAATTGTTGAAGAAAAAACAGATATTCCAGTTGGCGAATTGAAAAATAAAGAAAAAGAACAATTAAAAAACCTCAGTCAATCTTTAGAGGAACATGTTATTGGCCAGAATGAAGCAGTTGATAAAGTTGCACGTGCCATTCGTAGAAATCGAATTGGTTTTAATAAATCAGGACGACCAATAGGATCGTTTTTATTTGTTGGTCCAACAGGTGTTGGTAAAACTGAAACAGCTAAACAATTAGCACGTGAATTATTTGGAACCGAAGATTCAATGATTCGTTTTGATATGAGTGAATATATGGAAAAGCATTCAGTTTCTAAATTAATTGGCTCACCTCCTGGTTATGTTGGTTATGAAGAAGCTGGTCAATTAACTGAACAAGTACGACGTCATCCATATAGCCTAATTTTACTTGATGAAGTTGAAAAAGCTCATCCAGATGTAATGCATATGTTTTTACAAATTCTAGATGATGGGCGATTAACTGATTCACAAGGTCGAACAGTTTCATTTAAAGACACAATTATCATTATGACTTCAAATGCTGGAAGTGGCGATTCTGTAGTAAATGTTGGCTTTGGTGCCGATAGTAATGGTAAGTCAAATTCAATCATGAATCGTTTAACCAATTACTTCAAACCTGAATTTTTAAATCGTTTTGATGATATCGTTGAATTTAACCCTCTTTCTAAAGAAGACTTGTTAAAAATAGTGAACTTAATGTTAGCAAATGTAAACTCAATGTTAGCACAACAAGATTTAACAATTCATGTCACTGCACCAGTAGCTAATAAACTTGTAGAATTAGGTTATGATCCTAAGATGGGAGCACGTCCATTACGTCGTGTAATCCAAGAACAAATTGAAGATAAAATTGCTGATTATTATCTCGATCATCCAAATGTAAAACATTTTACTGCAAAATTAGAAAATGACGAGATAAAAATTGTCAAGGAAGAAAGTAAATAA
- a CDS encoding AI-2E family transporter, translating into MFFNEQRKRKLMFWSAELLLLAALVLVFTKIQFVFSPVFTFFQTLFAPFLLAGFLFYLLNPLVNLLTKIKYKKFKVNRLAAIAMVFIFLISILGIIISFFIPHLIEQIKSLVVGLPGYLHELQQFLTNLFNNSHIEWLQKIDLHTYMNKFEGSLTSMIKNFILSLTTSIGSVIGTITNVTVTIVTVPFILFYMLKDGEKLAPTIERAFPERNRSKVSSLLHDLSYTLSRYISGQMIECLFVGTFSAIGYSLTGIPYALLVGLFAGITNIIPYLGPYIGLMPALFLAFSKSFSTVIWVVVVCIVVQQLDGNLVYPNVIGKSLNLHPLTIIIILLVAGNIAGLLGMILGVPLYAVSKVVVKFVYNIAKIKDTSENSKEDTK; encoded by the coding sequence ATGTTTTTTAATGAGCAACGTAAACGGAAGTTGATGTTTTGGTCAGCTGAATTACTTTTGTTAGCAGCACTTGTTTTAGTGTTTACAAAAATTCAATTTGTTTTTAGCCCAGTGTTTACGTTCTTTCAGACTTTATTTGCACCTTTTTTATTAGCTGGATTTTTGTTTTATTTGTTAAATCCTTTAGTAAATTTATTAACAAAAATAAAGTATAAAAAGTTTAAGGTAAATCGTTTAGCTGCAATTGCAATGGTATTTATATTTTTGATTTCAATTTTAGGAATAATAATTTCATTTTTTATTCCGCATCTGATTGAACAAATTAAATCTCTTGTAGTTGGATTACCAGGGTATTTGCATGAGTTACAACAATTCTTAACGAATTTATTTAATAATTCGCATATTGAATGGTTACAAAAAATTGATTTGCATACATATATGAACAAATTTGAAGGGTCATTAACCTCAATGATTAAAAACTTTATTTTATCATTGACAACATCAATTGGCTCAGTAATTGGAACGATTACTAATGTTACTGTGACGATTGTAACAGTTCCTTTTATTCTTTTTTATATGTTAAAAGATGGAGAAAAACTCGCACCAACAATTGAACGTGCATTTCCAGAACGAAACCGAAGCAAAGTGTCAAGTTTATTACATGATTTGAGCTATACTCTTTCACGTTATATTTCAGGACAAATGATTGAATGTTTATTTGTTGGGACATTTTCTGCAATCGGATATAGTCTTACGGGAATCCCATATGCTTTATTAGTTGGTTTATTTGCTGGTATTACTAATATTATTCCTTACTTAGGACCATATATAGGATTAATGCCAGCATTATTCCTAGCTTTTTCAAAATCCTTCTCAACTGTAATTTGGGTAGTAGTTGTTTGCATTGTAGTCCAACAACTTGATGGAAATTTAGTATATCCAAATGTGATTGGTAAATCATTAAATTTACATCCACTAACAATAATTATTATATTATTAGTTGCAGGTAATATTGCTGGATTATTAGGTATGATTTTAGGTGTTCCATTATACGCAGTTTCAAAAGTTGTAGTAAAATTTGTTTATAACATCGCAAAAATTAAAGATACATCAGAAAATTCCAAAGAAGATACTAAATAA
- a CDS encoding DUF1827 family protein — translation MQLIDVTNSYARVISQELLQSSAHFIKVYTLGNSKVVYKKKRETAEIVISNKLRPITEKEIKFVTQKLLGDKAKNATITHEKKLVDISVEH, via the coding sequence ATGCAACTTATCGATGTTACCAATAGTTATGCCCGTGTTATTAGCCAGGAGTTGCTTCAATCCTCAGCTCACTTTATCAAAGTGTATACTCTAGGCAATTCAAAAGTCGTTTATAAGAAAAAAAGAGAAACTGCTGAAATTGTCATCTCAAATAAACTACGTCCTATTACTGAAAAAGAAATTAAATTTGTTACCCAAAAATTATTAGGTGATAAAGCTAAAAATGCCACAATTACTCATGAAAAGAAACTTGTGGATATTAGCGTTGAGCATTAA
- a CDS encoding serine hydrolase domain-containing protein, whose amino-acid sequence MLNLRKNKWVISIIIIAFSIIFTSSSVTEVKAASLSTVQLHSFDENVNEIKGTELEKNLNKQVKKRHFIGTVTLIKNGRLVYQQGFGYANRAKGLKNSGRTTFQIASIQKGITAMMLKKVAIKYKFSLDTPLSHFYPQIKNADKVTLRNLLTMTSGILSEPLPNKEMTDKQFLDYTVKNTHIVESHIGNIQYQPVNFVLLSGIIQKVTHQSYYEYFKKAIQKPLNLKNTYFFQDMKKHEFQQAQGYHFSEVSPYRIYNEPISGYTNQLGTGNLFMSNGDLYRTLRAFLTAKILSPEQTANLYSTGKTKSDYEAGLYPLNKKIPGLLGNQYQGYHFHGAEFGFETVGDISKDGQTAVIFASNSANRPAGNNYKLDVPIYKKLIDDDKIF is encoded by the coding sequence TTGTTAAATTTAAGAAAAAATAAATGGGTAATTAGTATTATAATTATTGCTTTTTCAATTATATTTACTAGTAGTTCTGTAACAGAAGTCAAAGCTGCTAGTTTAAGTACAGTCCAATTACATTCTTTTGATGAAAATGTTAATGAAATTAAAGGAACTGAACTTGAAAAGAATTTAAATAAGCAGGTTAAGAAACGACATTTTATTGGAACAGTAACACTTATAAAGAATGGAAGATTAGTTTATCAACAAGGCTTTGGTTACGCTAATCGTGCAAAAGGTCTTAAAAATTCAGGAAGAACAACTTTTCAAATTGCTTCAATTCAAAAGGGAATAACCGCAATGATGTTAAAAAAAGTTGCAATTAAATATAAATTTTCACTTGATACACCATTAAGTCATTTTTATCCACAAATAAAAAATGCAGATAAAGTTACATTAAGGAATTTGTTAACAATGACTTCGGGAATTTTGTCAGAGCCATTACCTAATAAAGAAATGACTGATAAACAATTTTTGGATTATACAGTTAAAAATACCCACATAGTTGAATCACATATTGGAAATATCCAGTATCAACCAGTTAATTTTGTGCTTTTATCAGGTATTATCCAAAAAGTAACTCACCAAAGTTATTATGAATATTTTAAAAAAGCAATTCAAAAACCATTGAATTTGAAAAATACTTATTTTTTTCAAGATATGAAAAAACATGAATTTCAACAGGCACAAGGTTATCATTTTAGTGAAGTATCACCATATCGCATATATAATGAACCGATAAGTGGATATACTAATCAGTTAGGCACGGGAAACTTATTTATGTCAAATGGTGATTTGTATCGAACATTAAGAGCCTTTTTAACTGCAAAAATTTTATCTCCTGAACAAACAGCAAATTTATATTCAACAGGAAAAACAAAATCTGATTATGAAGCTGGTCTATATCCATTAAATAAAAAAATTCCTGGATTACTTGGCAATCAATATCAAGGATATCATTTTCATGGAGCAGAATTTGGCTTTGAAACAGTTGGTGATATTTCAAAAGACGGGCAAACTGCAGTGATTTTTGCTTCTAATTCTGCTAATCGACCTGCCGGAAATAATTATAAATTGGATGTTCCAATTTATAAAAAATTAATAGATGATGACAAAATTTTTTAG
- a CDS encoding MucBP domain-containing protein, with translation MAFKFMKKIRSFNTRRANRKRMHHTSIDNSTEENELQITNLNEHSNEKDYANTDQNKDLQSSPVEIEDTPTKSDNTKSDTSNEHLESPVEVSEKRELNCKENQTPSLQQELKKATTHQDSTIIIIYQDENHQSLSSPQIISGKRGEAINFKFKEFDHYDLININGFTSIFVEPYGSITLTYRRQSGANIWLFSQDIDDLHMLGKPRFVSGKVDEKYALTPPDFIGYNLLRAEGNVKGNFTDKQQVVTYYYRDATWKEVDFNVKYLKMKVSQPGYDAPKGNDTYITLAKDTVWQVFESVHLTNGERWHCLGGNLWILEDYDKVKFVDSLPQYSIGTNDGYQFSIDLNVQAIIDFVPGEKLTLYDRPFGDPIDSIEDGSIVTITERQGGRDMQWFKIDDRGWTIRQYLDLDIERKVAQEQEAKHF, from the coding sequence ATGGCATTTAAGTTTATGAAAAAAATCCGTTCCTTTAATACACGACGTGCTAATCGCAAACGGATGCATCATACTTCAATTGATAATTCAACTGAAGAAAATGAACTTCAAATAACTAATTTAAATGAGCATTCAAATGAAAAGGATTATGCTAACACAGACCAAAATAAAGATCTTCAATCATCTCCTGTTGAAATTGAAGACACTCCGACTAAGTCTGATAATACAAAATCTGATACATCAAATGAACATTTAGAATCTCCAGTAGAAGTTTCAGAAAAGAGAGAACTAAATTGTAAAGAAAATCAAACACCTTCTTTACAGCAAGAACTTAAAAAAGCAACAACTCATCAAGATTCGACAATTATTATTATTTATCAAGATGAGAATCATCAAAGTTTAAGCTCACCACAAATTATCTCTGGTAAACGTGGTGAAGCAATTAATTTTAAATTTAAAGAATTCGATCATTATGATTTAATTAACATTAATGGTTTTACTTCTATTTTTGTTGAACCATATGGATCAATTACTTTAACCTACCGCCGTCAAAGTGGAGCTAATATTTGGTTATTTAGTCAAGACATTGACGATCTACATATGCTAGGTAAACCACGCTTTGTATCAGGAAAAGTCGATGAAAAATACGCATTAACTCCACCTGACTTTATTGGATATAACTTACTACGTGCCGAGGGAAATGTTAAAGGAAACTTTACTGACAAACAACAAGTTGTAACTTACTACTATCGTGATGCAACTTGGAAAGAAGTCGATTTTAATGTTAAATATTTAAAAATGAAAGTTTCACAACCAGGTTATGATGCTCCTAAAGGTAATGATACATACATTACTTTAGCTAAAGATACCGTATGGCAAGTATTTGAATCTGTCCATCTTACAAATGGTGAAAGATGGCACTGTTTAGGTGGTAATCTATGGATTTTAGAAGATTATGATAAAGTGAAATTTGTAGATTCATTACCTCAATATTCAATTGGTACAAATGATGGATATCAATTTTCAATTGACTTAAATGTTCAAGCAATTATTGATTTTGTACCAGGAGAAAAATTAACTTTATATGATCGACCATTTGGTGATCCAATTGACTCAATAGAGGATGGATCAATCGTTACCATCACTGAACGTCAAGGTGGTCGAGACATGCAATGGTTTAAAATCGATGATCGTGGTTGGACAATTCGACAATACCTTGATTTAGATATTGAACGTAAAGTTGCACAAGAGCAAGAAGCCAAGCATTTCTAA
- a CDS encoding peptide chain release factor 3, which produces MDQKELTQEINKRRTFAIISHPDAGKTTITEQLLLFGGVVRQAGTVKGKKTGNFAKSDWMEIEKKRGISVTSSVMQFDYAGKRINILDTPGHEDFSEDTYRTLMAVDSAVMVIDSAKGIEPQTKKLFQICKMRGIPIFTFMNKLDRDGREPLDLIAELEETLGIEAYPMNWPIGMGKGLKGLYDIYNNRVELYQREDKNEQFLKLNENGDLVEPNPLQEESIFQQVLEEVDLIKNAGNEFDEQKIATGDLTPVFFGSALTNFGVKTFLDAYLKFAPAPSAHKTQDGGSVEPTQKDFSGFIFKIQANMNPNHRDRIAFVRICSGEFDRGMDVFLERTGKKIRLSNSTQFMADSRETVENAVAGDIIGLYDTGNFQIGDTIYTGKQKVKFEKLPQFTPELFVRVSPKNVMKQKSYHKGIQQLVQEGAVQLYKAYSTGDYILGAVGQLQFEVFQFRMQNEYNSEVVMTPMGHKIARWIDPDQLDEKMSSSRNILVKDSNDEPLFLFENEFAERWFEDKYPDVKLTAKL; this is translated from the coding sequence ATGGATCAGAAGGAATTAACCCAAGAAATTAATAAAAGACGTACATTTGCAATTATTTCACACCCGGATGCAGGGAAAACAACAATAACTGAACAATTATTACTTTTTGGTGGTGTTGTACGTCAGGCCGGAACAGTAAAAGGTAAAAAGACAGGAAATTTTGCTAAATCAGATTGGATGGAAATTGAAAAGAAACGTGGAATTTCGGTAACTAGTTCTGTAATGCAATTTGATTATGCGGGAAAACGAATAAATATTCTAGATACACCTGGACACGAAGATTTTTCAGAAGATACTTATCGTACATTGATGGCAGTTGACTCTGCAGTTATGGTTATCGATTCTGCTAAAGGGATTGAACCACAGACAAAGAAATTATTCCAAATTTGTAAAATGAGAGGAATTCCTATCTTTACATTTATGAATAAATTAGATCGTGATGGACGAGAGCCATTAGATTTAATTGCTGAATTGGAAGAAACATTAGGAATTGAAGCATATCCAATGAATTGGCCAATTGGAATGGGTAAGGGATTAAAAGGACTTTATGACATTTATAACAATCGTGTTGAATTATATCAACGTGAAGATAAAAATGAACAATTTTTGAAATTAAATGAAAATGGAGATCTTGTTGAGCCTAATCCATTACAAGAAGAAAGTATTTTTCAGCAAGTTTTAGAAGAAGTCGATTTAATTAAAAATGCAGGTAACGAATTTGATGAACAAAAAATTGCAACAGGTGATTTAACGCCGGTATTTTTTGGATCAGCTTTAACAAATTTTGGAGTAAAGACTTTTCTTGATGCATATTTGAAATTTGCACCAGCACCATCAGCACATAAAACCCAAGATGGGGGATCAGTAGAACCTACACAAAAAGATTTCAGTGGTTTTATTTTTAAGATTCAAGCAAATATGAATCCTAATCATCGTGATCGAATTGCGTTTGTAAGAATTTGTTCAGGTGAATTTGACCGTGGAATGGATGTATTTTTAGAACGAACAGGAAAGAAAATACGGCTTTCAAATTCAACACAATTTATGGCTGATTCACGAGAAACAGTTGAAAATGCTGTTGCAGGAGATATTATCGGTTTATATGATACTGGTAATTTCCAAATTGGTGATACGATTTACACAGGAAAACAAAAAGTAAAATTTGAAAAATTACCTCAATTTACACCTGAATTATTTGTGAGAGTTTCACCAAAGAATGTTATGAAGCAGAAATCATACCATAAAGGAATTCAGCAATTAGTTCAAGAAGGGGCAGTTCAGCTATATAAAGCATATAGTACGGGAGATTATATTTTAGGTGCTGTAGGTCAATTACAATTTGAAGTATTTCAATTTAGAATGCAAAATGAATATAATTCAGAAGTTGTAATGACGCCAATGGGACATAAAATTGCGCGTTGGATCGATCCTGATCAACTAGATGAAAAAATGTCTAGTTCACGTAATATTTTAGTTAAGGATAGTAATGATGAACCTTTATTCTTATTTGAAAATGAATTCGCTGAACGATGGTTTGAAGATAAGTATCCAGACGTAAAATTAACTGCTAAATTATAA
- a CDS encoding NAD(P)H-dependent glycerol-3-phosphate dehydrogenase, translating into MSKKIAVLGAGSWGSILASVLVQNGNEVVLWTIDEEQVKELNEKHTNEHYIHDYTYPEELKTTLDLKEAVDGADFILFAIPTKVIRSVAQQVVEVLKQLDIKPILIHASKGLELGTHKRLSQVITEEIPEQYRSGMVVFSGPSHAEEVANKDITLITAACEDIECARAVQDIFMNNYLRIYTNTDVVGVEVGGAFKNIIAIGAGILHGLNYGDDAKAALMTRGLAEISRLGVAMGADPATFMGLSGVGDLIVTCTSVHSRNWRCGNQLGQGKKLDDIIENMGMVIEGINTCKAAYEVGNQLNLCLPICSAMYNVLYNGANIPEEIEKLMERPGKSEIENYGHKE; encoded by the coding sequence ATGTCAAAAAAAATTGCAGTTTTAGGTGCAGGTTCATGGGGAAGTATTTTAGCTAGTGTACTTGTACAAAATGGTAATGAAGTAGTACTTTGGACTATTGATGAAGAACAAGTCAAAGAATTAAATGAAAAGCATACAAATGAACATTATATTCATGATTATACATATCCAGAAGAATTGAAAACAACGCTTGATTTAAAAGAAGCAGTTGATGGTGCTGATTTTATTTTGTTTGCAATTCCTACAAAAGTTATTCGTTCAGTTGCTCAACAAGTAGTTGAAGTACTTAAGCAATTAGATATTAAACCAATTTTAATTCATGCAAGTAAAGGATTAGAATTAGGTACGCATAAGCGCTTATCACAAGTTATAACAGAAGAAATACCAGAACAATATCGTTCTGGAATGGTAGTATTCTCAGGCCCAAGTCATGCTGAAGAAGTTGCTAATAAGGATATCACATTAATTACAGCAGCATGTGAAGATATTGAATGTGCTCGTGCAGTTCAAGATATTTTTATGAACAATTATCTAAGAATTTATACTAATACAGATGTTGTTGGTGTAGAAGTTGGTGGAGCATTTAAGAATATTATCGCAATTGGTGCTGGTATTTTACATGGCTTAAATTATGGTGATGATGCTAAAGCAGCTCTTATGACACGTGGTTTAGCAGAAATCAGTCGTTTAGGTGTAGCAATGGGAGCAGATCCAGCAACATTTATGGGATTAAGTGGTGTTGGTGACTTAATTGTTACATGTACTAGTGTTCATTCTCGTAACTGGAGATGTGGTAATCAATTAGGTCAAGGCAAGAAGCTCGATGATATCATTGAAAATATGGGAATGGTAATTGAAGGAATTAACACTTGCAAGGCTGCATACGAAGTAGGTAACCAATTAAATCTTTGTTTACCAATTTGTAGTGCAATGTACAATGTGCTTTATAATGGTGCAAATATTCCTGAAGAAATTGAAAAATTAATGGAACGTCCAGGAAAATCAGAAATAGAAAATTATGGACATAAAGAATAA